GGATGTAGAGACTCAGCGGGGGCAGCTTAAGCATTGCGCATGGCTTCCAACATCAGCTTCAGCGCCTTGCCGCGGTGCGAAATCGCCCGCTTCTCGTCGCGGCTCAGCTCGGCGGCGGTGCGGACCAGCTCCGGCACGTAGAAGACAGGATCGTAACCGAAGCCGCCTTCACCGGCGGCCTGCTCGGTGATTTCGCCGGCCCAGCTGCCGTGGAACACCAGCGGCGTCGGGTCTGCCGCATGGCGCAGATAGACCAGCACGCAATGGAATTGCGCGCCGCGCCGGCCCGGCGCCACGTCTTTCAACGCCGCCAGCAGCTTGTCGAGGTTCTGCCGATCGTCGGCATCTTCACCGGCATAGCGCGCGGAGTAGATGCCCGGCGCGCCGCCCAGCGCGTCTACTGCCAGGCCGGAGTCGTCGGCGATCGCCGGCAGGCCGGTGACCTGTGCCGCATGGCGCGCTTTCAGAATGGCGTTTTCGATAAACGTCAGGCCGGTCTCTTCGGCGGACTCCACGCCCAGATCGGTTTGTGCGACCACGTCCAGGCCGAAATCGGCCAACAGGTCGGCGAGTTCGCGCACTTTGCCCGGGTTACCGGTGGCAAGAACGACTTTTTGCATAAGTGACTACCTTGAAAATTATTCGATGATACTCTGCGTATCTGAAGCCGCAGCCGCGTTGGCTGCACGCTCTCACCCCAGTCACTGGAGTGACCCAGCTCCTGGGGACTCAAGCCCTTGCCGCCTTGCTGCGGCTCCAGCTACTTTGTGTATAGCGCTGCGACCACGGCGGGGATCTGTTGCGGATTCACGATGCGTAACTGTTTATGCCGCCCCAGTTCGCCTTTCTCGATGGTGACGTTGCTTTTCGCCACTTTGAACTGCTTGGCGATAAACTTGATCAAATGGGCGTTGGCTTGGCCGTCGACCGGCGGGGCGGTGATGGCGACTTTCAGTTCGTCGCCATGCAAGCCGATAATTTGGTCGCGGCTGGCTTTCGGCTGAATATATAGCCTGATCGCCAGCCCGTCCAGCACCGGAGTGACTGCACTCACAGCAGGAACCAGATCTCACCGAACACATCCATGCCCAGGTAGTTGATCAAATAGAGGATCAGGATCACGACCATGGCGGAAAAGTCGATGCCGCCCATCGCCGGGATGATGCGACGGATCGGCGCCATCAAGGGTTCGGTCAGTTGGTACATCACGTAGTCGATCGGGCTGCGGCCCTGGCTTATCCAGCTCATCAGCGCACGAATGATCATCACCCAGAAGATCAGGTAGCCGGCGGACTTCACCAGCGAGATCAGGCCGAACAGCAGGTTATACGGGCTGAGCGACATCGCGCCGCCCTGAATCAGCAGCAGCAGCGGGTACTTGATGGTCATCAGCAGGAACGCCAGCAGCAGCGAAGCGCTGTCGATGGGCCCCAGTGACGGGATGATGCGGCGCAGTGGGCCGACCACCGGCTGGGTGATCTTCACCACAAACTGTGAGAACGGGTTGTAAAAATCGGTGCGCGCCCACTGCATCCAAATGCGCAGCAACAGCACCATCACGTACAGATCAATAACGGTCTTGACCAGGAAAGTCAGCGTTAGCATGAAGTGGTCCTTCTCCTTAACTCGCGGTTATTTAAAATAATTTTTCCATCTCTTGGGCGCGGGAAACGGCGGCCTGCATCGCTTGCCCCACGGTTTCCGGCAGTTGGCGTTCGTTGAACACCCGCAGCGCTTCGGCGGTGGTGCCGCCTTTGGAGGTCACCTGCTCGCGCAGCGTGCCCAGCGGCGTATCCGGGTTGGCTTCCACCAATGCGGCGGCGCCGGAAGCGGCCTGCTGCACCAGATCGCGCGCGGTCTGGCTGTCGAAGCCCATGCGCTCGGCCTCTTTTTGCATCGCTTCCATAAACAGGAAGAAATAGGCCGGGGCGCTGCCCGCGGCGGCGATCACGCCGTTGATGCCATTTTCGTCATCGACCCAGCAAACTTTACCGACCGACGCCATTAAATCGCCGGTGTAATCGCGATCCCGCTGGCTGACCTGCGCCGGCGCGTACAGCCCGCTCATGCCCTTGCCGACCAGCGACGGAGTGTTGGGCATGATGCGCACGATGTCCAGTTGGTCGCCGAGCAGCTGATAGAAACGGCTGACCTGAATGCCGGCGGCGATCGACAGCACCAGCTTGCCGCTGAAATCGACCTGTTCGCGCAGCGGCTGACACACGTCGGCCATCATCTGCGGTTTGACCGCCAGCACCACCACCTCGGCTTCACGCGCGCAGGCGACGTTGTCGCCGCTGCTGACGATGCCGTAGTCTGCAGCCAGCGCATCACGGTTTTTCGGCGAAGGGGCGCAGACGCTGATGGATTTGGCTGGATAGCCGCCCGCCACCAGGCCGGCGATGATTGCACGCGCCATGTTGCCGGCGCCGATAAAGGTAATCTTGCGATGTTGCATCAAATCCCTCGTCTGTGTGTCAGGCCTGCGAGTAGTCGCGGGCGCCAAAAATTGCGGTGCCGATGCGCACCAGGGTGCTGCCGGCAGCGATCGCCGCCGCCATATCGTCCGTCATGCCCATCGACAGCGTATCGGCCTGCGGATAACGCTGACGCAGGGCGAGAAATGCGTCGCTCATCCGGCTGAATACCGCCAGCTGCCGCTGATAATCCGCTTCCGGCGCCGGAATAGCCATCAGGCCGCGCAGCGTCAGGTTCGGCAGCGCGGCGATCGCTTCGGCCAACGCCGGCAGTTCGGCCAACGCAATGCCGGATTTGCTTTGCTCGTCGCTGATGTTGATTTGAATCAGCACGTTGAGCGGCGGCATGTCGGCCGGGCGCTGATCGCTCAAGCGCTGGGCGATGCGCAGCCGATCCACGGTATGGCACCAGGCGAAGTGTTCCGCCACCAGCCGACTCTTATTGGATTGCAGCGGGCCGATAAAGTGCCACACCAACTCGCCGCTTTGCGGCGACTCGGCGAAATGCCGGATCTTGTCTACCCCTTCCTGCACGTAGTTCTCGCCGAAGGCGCGCTGGCCGGCGGCGATGGCTTCTTCGATCGCCGCCACAGGTTTGGTTTTGCTGACTGCAAGCAGGGCAACTTCTTCTGGCGCCCGCGCGCAATTTCGCGCGGCGGCCGCAATGCGGTTTCTGACATCCTGCAGGTTCTGTTGGATAGTGCTCATTATTGACCCGGGAGAGTGATATGGATATCGATGAATTCGTGGCCCTTAGTGTAAAGCATAATGCTTCCGATCTGCACCTTTGTGCCGGTCATCCGCCGATGTTGCGCATCGACGGTGAACTGCAGCCATTGGCGGCGGCGCCAACGCTGACGGCGCAGGGCGCGCAGGCCCTCTGCGACGGATTGCTGAATGCGCAGCAGCGCGAGAGCCTGCGGCGGCTGGGGCAGGTCGATCTGGCGCTGCACAGGCCGAGCGGGGAACGGCTGCGGGCCAACGTTTTTCAGCAAAGCGCGGGAGTTTCTCTCGCGTTGCGGCGTATCGCCGGGCAATCGCCTTCGCTTGCCGAGCTGGCGGCGCCAGCCATCGTCCCGGCGTTGCTGCGGCGCGCCGACGGATTGATCCTGGTCACCGGCGCCACCGGCAGCGGCAAGTCCACCACGCTGGCGGCGATGATCGACGAGATCAACCGGCACCAGCAGCGGCATATTTTGACGCTGGAAGATCCGATCGAATTCCTGCACCGCAGCCGGCGTTCGCTGATCCAGCAGCGGGAGATCGGCCGCGACAGCCACAGCTTCGATGCGGCGTTGCGCGCCGCGCTGCGCGAAGATCCGGATGTGATCCTGCTGGGCGAGTTGCGCGATACCGCCACCATCCGGCTGGCGCTCACTGCGGCGGAGACCGGCCACCTGGTGCTGGCGACGCTGCACACCCGCAGCGCGCCGCAGGCGGTGGAACGGCTGGTGGACGTGTTTCCGGCGGAAGAGAAACCCTATGTGCGCGCCCAGCTGGCCGGCAGCCTGCAAGCGGTGATCGCGCAAAAGCTGATGAGGCGCCCTGGCGGCGGACGCGTGGCGATCTTTGAAGTGCTGACGGCGACGGCGGCGGTCAGCAACCTGATCCGCGAAGGGAAAACCCATCAGTTGGCGAGCGTGTTGCAAACCGGCGCGCAGTCGGGCATGCAAACCTTTGAGCAAGGTTTGCAGCAGCGGATCGACGCCGGTGTGTTGGGGGAGTGCGCGGCGGAGGGAACGGGCGTTTAGCCCAGCTGCCGTTCGAACCAGCTTTCGAGGATCACCACCGCGGAGGCGGAGTCCACGCTGCCTTTATCAAGGGCGCGAAAGCCGCCGCGATCGAACAGGTTGGCGCGCGCTTCCACGGTGCTCAGACGCTCGTCTTGCAGCTCGATCTGGATGCCAAAACGGCCGTGCAGGCGATTGGCGAACTTGCGCGCCTGGGCGGTAACGGGCTGTTCGGTGCCGTCCATGTTCAGCGGCAGGCCGACCACCACCAAATCCGGCTGCCACTCTTTCAGCAGCTTTTCGATTTTCAGCCAGTCCGGCGAGCCGTCCTGCGCTTTGAAAGCCGGCAGGGCGCGGGCGCTGCCGGTCAACTCCTGGCCGATGGCCGCGCCGATGCTTTTGGTGCCGAAGTCGAAGGCGATAATGGTGCGGTTACTCATCAGGCGTGTCCTGCGTGGTTGGCGATGCTGCGAATGTCGATGCCCAGAAGGTTCCCCGCCTCGCGCCAGCGGCTGGCGATTGGCGTGCGGAACAGAATGTCGGTGTTGGCTTCGATGGTCAGCCAGGCGTTTTCCAACACCTCCTGCTCCAGCTGGCCCTTTTCCCAGCCCGCATAGCCCAGCGCCACCAGCACGTCGTCCGGTTGTTCCGGGGTGCCGAGCGTCTCCAGCACGTCTTTCGAGGTGGTGATCATGGTGTTGGGAGAAATTTGAATGCTGGCGCCGAAGCCGTGGCGCGGCGTATGCAGGATAAACCCGCGATCGTCCGCCAGGGGCCCGCCGGCGAACACCGGTTTGTCCAGGCTGATGGCCGGATCGCGCGCAGGCGGCATGATCTTCAGCTTGCTCAGCACCGTGGCTACCGTGAATTGCTCCACCGGTTTATTGATCACCAAACCCATGGCGCCTTCTTCATTGTGCTCGCAAATGTAAATCACCGAGCGCTTGAAGCGAGGATCCTGCAGCGTTGGCATGGCGATCAGAAAATGGTGCTGTAAATTCATGGCGTTAATATAAGGTAATCAATGGGTGAGAAAATAAACAGCCGCCAGTATGCGGCTATACCCGCCGCCTTTCAAGCCGCGCGCAAAGGCGAGCTTTGGCGGGCGCGATACGGGATAGCGGGCGGCATGCCGCCCGCATGACGCATTACTTCGCCGCCAGGCGCTTTTCAATCGCGTCCATCAGCATGCCGGTAATCGAAATCGGGAATGCCGCCTCGATCTCGCGCGCGCAGGTTGGGCTGGTGACGTTGATCTCGGTCAGGCGATCGCCGATCACGTCCAGGCCGACGAAGATCAGCCCTTTCTCTTTCAGCGTCGGGGCGACGGCGCGGGCGATTTTCCAGTCGCTTTCGCTCAGCGGGCGCGCTTCGCCGCGGCCGCCGGCCGCCAGGTTGCCGCGGGTCTCGCCCTGCGCCGGAATGCGCGCCAGGCAGTAAGGCACCGGCTCGCCGTCCACCACCAGGATGCGCTTGTCGCCGTCCTTGATCGCCGGCAGGAAGTTCTGCGCCATGCAGAAACGGCTGCCGTGTTCGGTCAGGGTTTCGATGATCACCGACAGGTTAGGATCGTCCTGCTTCACGCGGAAGATAGACGCGCCGCCCATGCCGTCCAGCGGTTTCAGGATGATGTCGCCGTGCTGCTGGTGGAATTTGCGGATGTGCGCGGCGCTGCGGCTGACCAGCGTATCCGGCGTCAGCTCCGGGAACCAGGCGGTGAACAGCTTCTCGTTGCAGTCGCGCAGGCTTTGCGGCTTGTTGACCACCAGCGTGCCTTTAACTTCGGCGCGTTCCAGAATGTAGGTCGCGTAGATATATTCGGTATCGAACGGCGGATCCTTGCGCATCAGGATCACGTCCAGCTCGTGCAGCGCCAGATCCTGCTCGGCGCCGAAGCTGAACCAGCTCTCCTTGTCTTCCTTCACGCTCAGCAGGCGGGTGCGTGCGCGCCCGTCACCGGCATGCAGATAGAGATCGTTCATCTCCATGTAGTGCAATTCGTAACCGCGGCGCTGCGCTTCGAGCAGCATGGCGAAGCTGGTGTCTTTCTTGATGTTGATGGAATCGATAGGATCCATCACGATGCCGAGCTTAATCATCTTTTCTCCTTTAACCCAGGTCGCCGAAGCGGACCTGCAGAGCGGTAATGGCGGTGAGCGCTGTGGTTTCGGTACGCAGAACGCGTGGTCCCAGCAGAATATCAGTAAATCCGTGGTCGGTGGTCATGGCGATTTCGTCGGCGGACAAACCGCCTTCCGGGCCGATCAACAGGCGAACATGATCCACCGGCTGCGGCAGCGTGTTAATGCTGTGGCTGGCGCGCGGGTGCAGGTTGAGTTTCAGGCTGCCGTCCTGCTCGGCGCACCAGGCCTCCAGCGACATCGCCTCACGGATTTCGGGAATGCGGTTGCGGCCGCACTGTTCGCAGGCGGCGATGGCGATCTTTTGCCATTGCTGGATTTTCTTCGCCAGACGCTCGCCGTCCAACTTCACGCCGCAGCGCTCGGAAAACAGCGGGGTGATGACGTTGACGCCCAGCTCGATGGATTTCTGGATGGTGAACTCCATCTTCTCGCCGCGCGAGATCACCTGGCCCAGATGCAGGTTGAGCGGCGATTCGATGTCCTCCACGCGGCCGTCGCCAAGGCGCACCAGCACGCTCTTTTTGTCCACCCGGATTATTTCGGCGTCGAACACCTGGTTGCTGCCGTCGAACAGCTGCAGCGCCTGGCCGGCGCTCATGCGCAGCACGCGCCCGACGTGGTTGGCGGCGTCCTCGCTGAGGGCGATCTCCGCCCGGTCGGTCAACGGCTGCGGATGGTAAATGCGGGGTATGCGCATGGGTAGTCTGATCCTGACGAAACGGCGCCGCGGGTTGGCGGCGCCATGAAAGATAAAGGCTATAGTAGGTTAGCTTTTCCGCTGCTGACAAGCCTGTTGAATATAGGGGTTGTGGTTGCCCTGCACCTTGGCGATACGTGCTTCGCGCTGACATTCCCATTGGCTCACCGGATATTGCCGGTTCCACACCTCGAACAGCTGGGTTTGCTGGCGTGACAGCCGCAGCTGGTAGCGATCGCGCATGTAGAAGTAGGTGCGGGCAATGGTGCCGCGGGCGCGGGCGGGCGGCTCCGCCTGTTTATTCTTGAAGTCCACCTTCATTGGGCATTGCCCGTACTGACCTGCGCCGCCGTTCCATTGGCTGTACATGAAGTTGTTGCGGTCGCCGTTCACTTCGCCGATCGCCGGCTGCAGGTTGTGCAGATCGGTTTCTATCTGGCGATAGGTGGCGTCTTTGTTGCAGTTTTTGCGCCCGCCGTCTTGCCAGCACTGCAGCTGGTGGCCGAACTGCCAGGCCGGCACCACGTGTTCCCACTCGATGCGCTGCGCGCGTTGGGCGTTTTTACGCGCCTGATAGCCGCAGCCGGCGAGATCGGGAATCCCCTTCTTGCCTTGCCACTCGATGCGGCAGCCGCAGTAAAAACTGCCCGGCGCATCCTGGTTAATCTTGGCCGCCGCCGCTTTGGCCTGAGAGAAGTTATTGATGCCGTGCGCCTGTGCGGCGCCTGCGGCGAAAACCGCCATAAACAAAATTCTGCGAAGCATATTCCAAAACAGCTCAAAATTGGAAAAGCAGGCAGGGTAACGGAACTTGTCGGCAGTGGCAAATGGCGATATTTACTTGTTTTAACGTATAAATCGTTTAACTAAAGGTTCTCGCTAGCAAGAAATTTCAGTTTTTCGCCGCACCGGCGGCAGCGGTATTCGCTTTCGCCGCGCAGCACGCGGTTATGGCGGCGAATGGTGAGCTGGTGCTGCCCGCAGCCGCAGCGGTAGGGGAAGGTTTTGCTTTGCACCGAGGCGGTTTCGAAACGATGAGTGCGGCTGGCGGGCGTCAGCAGCACGCTTTCCATCATCCAGCGCCATTCGCGGCCGTGCGGCGCTACCCGGCCGAATTGGCGAAACACCAGCAGGTGCGCCAGTTCGTGCGGCACCACTTCATCGATAAACGGCTGTTGGTTTTCCAGCAGCAGCACCGGATTCAGACGGATTTCCCAGCTTTGCAGCCAGGCGGTGCCCGCGCTGGTGCCGCGTTGCTGATAGACGATGCTGGGTTCGGGGAACTCGACGGCAAAATGCTGGCGGGCCAACTGCAGCTTTTCTCGCAGGCAGCGCATCACCGCTTGTTGCAGCGCGATGGGGATTCTCGGTTTGTTCATTGCGGCTAGCTTAAGCAATGGCGCGGCTGCTGACAATATGCCCCGGCGCAAATCGCATCCGGCGCTTTTTCACCGCATTGATAAGACGATCGCCGCCGATGGATTGTAATCAATGTGTTAACTGCGGGATAATAAAGCGTGCATGATGAGTCTGTACCCGCAGTTCTCACCGAGCAAGGTTGAAACGCCGCCTGTGGTAATCCCTTACGCAAATAGCGGTTATTTTGCGATTTGGCGCAATAACTGACTGATTAAAAATACGTAAGGTGGAGGCAGTTTTTTGACAAGGCGCCGTGTCGCGCGCCGTAAGTGTGAATTTAACGCAGCTGATGTTGCAAGTGAGAGATCAATGTCGAATAAACCGTTCCACTATCAAGATCCGTTCCCGCTGAAGAAAGACGATACCGAATACTACCTGCTGAGCCGCGACCACGTTTCCGTGAGCGAATTTGAAGGCCAGGAAATTCTGAAAGTTGCCCCTGAAGCGTTAACCCTGCTTGCCCAGCATGCGTTCCACGACGCCTCGTTCATGCTGCGCCCGGCGCACCAACAGCAGGTGGCCGATATCCTCAAAGATCCGGACGCCAGCGAAAACGACAAGTACGTTGCGCTGCAATTTCTGCGTAACTCAGAAATCGCCGCCAAGGGTATTTTACCGACCTGCCAGGACACTGGCACGGCGATCATCGTCGGCAAAAAGGGCCAGCGCGTCTGGACCGGCGGCGGCGATGAAGAGGCGCTGTCGCGCGGGGTGTATAACACCTACATCGAAGAGAACCTGCGCTATTCGCAGAACGCCGCGCTGGATATGTACAAAGAGGTCAATACCGGCAGCAACCTGCCGGCGCAGATCGATCTCTACAGCGTGGACGGCGAAGAGTACAAATTCCTGTGCATCGCCAAGGGCGGCGGCTCCGCCAACAAAACCTATCTGTATCAGGAAACCAAGGCGCTGCTGTCGCCGGGCAAGCTGAAAAACTACCTGGTCGACAAGATGCGCACGCTGGGCACCGCGGCTTGCCCGCCGTACCACGTGGCGTTCGTCATCGGCGGCACCTCGGCGGAAGCGACGCTGAAAACCGTCAAACTGGCCTCGACCAAGTATTACGATGGCCTGCCGACGGAAGGCAACGAGCATGGTCAGGCGTTCCGCGATCTGGAACTCGAAGCGGAACTGCTGCAAGAAGCGCAAAACCTGGGGCTGGGCGCACAGTTCGGCGGCAAATACTTTGCACATGATATCCGCGTAGTGCGCCTGCCGCGCCACGGCGCCTCCTGCCCGGTCGGCATGGGCGTCTCCTGCTCGGCGGACCGCAACATCAAAGGCAAGATCAACCGCGACGGCATCTGGCTGGAAAAACTGGAGCACAATCCGGGTAAATTCATTCCTCAGGAGCTGCGCCAGGCCGGGGAGGGCGAGGCGATCAAGGTCGATCTCAACCGCCCGATGGCCGAGATCCTCAAACAGCTGTCGCAGTACCCGGTTTCCACCCGCCTGTCGCTGAGCGGCACCATCATCGTCGGCCGCGATATCGCGCACGCCAAGCTGAAAGAGCGCCTGGATCGCGGTGAAGGCTTGCCGCAGTACGTTAAGGACCACCCGATCTACTACGCCGGCCCGGCTAAAACGCCGGAAGGCTATGCATCCGGTTCCTTGGGGCCAACCACCGCCGGGCGTATGGATTCCTACGTCGACC
Above is a window of Serratia nematodiphila DZ0503SBS1 DNA encoding:
- the rsmE gene encoding 16S rRNA (uracil(1498)-N(3))-methyltransferase — its product is MRIPRIYHPQPLTDRAEIALSEDAANHVGRVLRMSAGQALQLFDGSNQVFDAEIIRVDKKSVLVRLGDGRVEDIESPLNLHLGQVISRGEKMEFTIQKSIELGVNVITPLFSERCGVKLDGERLAKKIQQWQKIAIAACEQCGRNRIPEIREAMSLEAWCAEQDGSLKLNLHPRASHSINTLPQPVDHVRLLIGPEGGLSADEIAMTTDHGFTDILLGPRVLRTETTALTAITALQVRFGDLG
- a CDS encoding YggS family pyridoxal phosphate-dependent enzyme yields the protein MSTIQQNLQDVRNRIAAAARNCARAPEEVALLAVSKTKPVAAIEEAIAAGQRAFGENYVQEGVDKIRHFAESPQSGELVWHFIGPLQSNKSRLVAEHFAWCHTVDRLRIAQRLSDQRPADMPPLNVLIQINISDEQSKSGIALAELPALAEAIAALPNLTLRGLMAIPAPEADYQRQLAVFSRMSDAFLALRQRYPQADTLSMGMTDDMAAAIAAGSTLVRIGTAIFGARDYSQA
- a CDS encoding XTP/dITP diphosphatase — encoded protein: MQKVVLATGNPGKVRELADLLADFGLDVVAQTDLGVESAEETGLTFIENAILKARHAAQVTGLPAIADDSGLAVDALGGAPGIYSARYAGEDADDRQNLDKLLAALKDVAPGRRGAQFHCVLVYLRHAADPTPLVFHGSWAGEITEQAAGEGGFGYDPVFYVPELVRTAAELSRDEKRAISHRGKALKLMLEAMRNA
- the gshB gene encoding glutathione synthase, whose translation is MIKLGIVMDPIDSINIKKDTSFAMLLEAQRRGYELHYMEMNDLYLHAGDGRARTRLLSVKEDKESWFSFGAEQDLALHELDVILMRKDPPFDTEYIYATYILERAEVKGTLVVNKPQSLRDCNEKLFTAWFPELTPDTLVSRSAAHIRKFHQQHGDIILKPLDGMGGASIFRVKQDDPNLSVIIETLTEHGSRFCMAQNFLPAIKDGDKRILVVDGEPVPYCLARIPAQGETRGNLAAGGRGEARPLSESDWKIARAVAPTLKEKGLIFVGLDVIGDRLTEINVTSPTCAREIEAAFPISITGMLMDAIEKRLAAK
- a CDS encoding YggT family protein; translation: MLTLTFLVKTVIDLYVMVLLLRIWMQWARTDFYNPFSQFVVKITQPVVGPLRRIIPSLGPIDSASLLLAFLLMTIKYPLLLLIQGGAMSLSPYNLLFGLISLVKSAGYLIFWVMIIRALMSWISQGRSPIDYVMYQLTEPLMAPIRRIIPAMGGIDFSAMVVILILYLINYLGMDVFGEIWFLL
- the yggU gene encoding DUF167 family protein YggU; its protein translation is MSAVTPVLDGLAIRLYIQPKASRDQIIGLHGDELKVAITAPPVDGQANAHLIKFIAKQFKVAKSNVTIEKGELGRHKQLRIVNPQQIPAVVAALYTK
- the endA gene encoding deoxyribonuclease I, whose protein sequence is MLRRILFMAVFAAGAAQAHGINNFSQAKAAAAKINQDAPGSFYCGCRIEWQGKKGIPDLAGCGYQARKNAQRAQRIEWEHVVPAWQFGHQLQCWQDGGRKNCNKDATYRQIETDLHNLQPAIGEVNGDRNNFMYSQWNGGAGQYGQCPMKVDFKNKQAEPPARARGTIARTYFYMRDRYQLRLSRQQTQLFEVWNRQYPVSQWECQREARIAKVQGNHNPYIQQACQQRKS
- the fumA gene encoding class I fumarate hydratase FumA, whose product is MSNKPFHYQDPFPLKKDDTEYYLLSRDHVSVSEFEGQEILKVAPEALTLLAQHAFHDASFMLRPAHQQQVADILKDPDASENDKYVALQFLRNSEIAAKGILPTCQDTGTAIIVGKKGQRVWTGGGDEEALSRGVYNTYIEENLRYSQNAALDMYKEVNTGSNLPAQIDLYSVDGEEYKFLCIAKGGGSANKTYLYQETKALLSPGKLKNYLVDKMRTLGTAACPPYHVAFVIGGTSAEATLKTVKLASTKYYDGLPTEGNEHGQAFRDLELEAELLQEAQNLGLGAQFGGKYFAHDIRVVRLPRHGASCPVGMGVSCSADRNIKGKINRDGIWLEKLEHNPGKFIPQELRQAGEGEAIKVDLNRPMAEILKQLSQYPVSTRLSLSGTIIVGRDIAHAKLKERLDRGEGLPQYVKDHPIYYAGPAKTPEGYASGSLGPTTAGRMDSYVDLLQSHGGSMIMLAKGNRSQQVTDACHKHGGFYLGSIGGPAAVLAQQSIKSLECVEYPELGMEAIWKIEVEDFPAFILVDDKGNDFFQKIQAGQCSSCLK
- a CDS encoding YqgE/AlgH family protein; this encodes MNLQHHFLIAMPTLQDPRFKRSVIYICEHNEEGAMGLVINKPVEQFTVATVLSKLKIMPPARDPAISLDKPVFAGGPLADDRGFILHTPRHGFGASIQISPNTMITTSKDVLETLGTPEQPDDVLVALGYAGWEKGQLEQEVLENAWLTIEANTDILFRTPIASRWREAGNLLGIDIRSIANHAGHA
- the ruvX gene encoding Holliday junction resolvase RuvX, which encodes MSNRTIIAFDFGTKSIGAAIGQELTGSARALPAFKAQDGSPDWLKIEKLLKEWQPDLVVVGLPLNMDGTEQPVTAQARKFANRLHGRFGIQIELQDERLSTVEARANLFDRGGFRALDKGSVDSASAVVILESWFERQLG
- a CDS encoding type IV pilus twitching motility protein PilT, with the protein product MDIDEFVALSVKHNASDLHLCAGHPPMLRIDGELQPLAAAPTLTAQGAQALCDGLLNAQQRESLRRLGQVDLALHRPSGERLRANVFQQSAGVSLALRRIAGQSPSLAELAAPAIVPALLRRADGLILVTGATGSGKSTTLAAMIDEINRHQQRHILTLEDPIEFLHRSRRSLIQQREIGRDSHSFDAALRAALREDPDVILLGELRDTATIRLALTAAETGHLVLATLHTRSAPQAVERLVDVFPAEEKPYVRAQLAGSLQAVIAQKLMRRPGGGRVAIFEVLTATAAVSNLIREGKTHQLASVLQTGAQSGMQTFEQGLQQRIDAGVLGECAAEGTGV
- the proC gene encoding pyrroline-5-carboxylate reductase, which translates into the protein MQHRKITFIGAGNMARAIIAGLVAGGYPAKSISVCAPSPKNRDALAADYGIVSSGDNVACAREAEVVVLAVKPQMMADVCQPLREQVDFSGKLVLSIAAGIQVSRFYQLLGDQLDIVRIMPNTPSLVGKGMSGLYAPAQVSQRDRDYTGDLMASVGKVCWVDDENGINGVIAAAGSAPAYFFLFMEAMQKEAERMGFDSQTARDLVQQAASGAAALVEANPDTPLGTLREQVTSKGGTTAEALRVFNERQLPETVGQAMQAAVSRAQEMEKLF
- a CDS encoding SprT family zinc-dependent metalloprotease, which codes for MNKPRIPIALQQAVMRCLREKLQLARQHFAVEFPEPSIVYQQRGTSAGTAWLQSWEIRLNPVLLLENQQPFIDEVVPHELAHLLVFRQFGRVAPHGREWRWMMESVLLTPASRTHRFETASVQSKTFPYRCGCGQHQLTIRRHNRVLRGESEYRCRRCGEKLKFLASENL